The proteins below come from a single Fusarium verticillioides 7600 chromosome 3, whole genome shotgun sequence genomic window:
- a CDS encoding NADH-cytochrome b5 reductase 1, producing the protein MPRNHTGKPAGLLAPQYVTGVYIPCTALILGTVFFKPQWLPLALAVCAALGGYQYLNNQTNKVLDPDNFKEFPLIKKDVLSHNTAIYRFGLPTPNSILGLPIGQHISIAANLDVKDPKTGEVKTKEVVRSYTPISSDFDPGYFDLLVKTYPNGNISRHLATLKIGGTIKVKGPKGTMVYTPNMVRGFGMIAGGTGITPMLQIIKAIVRGRKSGDRTEVDLIFANVNPEDILLKEDIDRLAREDDKLRVYYVLNNPPERWDGGVGFVTPDMIKERFPAPASDIKILLCGPPPMVSAMKKATESLGYQKARPVSKLEDQVFSF; encoded by the exons ATGCCGAGAAACCACACAGGCAAGCCCGCAGGCCTACTGGCACCGCAATATGTGACTGGTGTATACATACCATGTACGGCCCTCATCCTAGGCacagtcttcttcaagcctcaaTGGCTACCTCTAGCATTAGCAGTCTGCGCAGCTCTCGGGGGATACCAATACTTGAACAATC AAACGAACAAGGTCCTTGACCCGGACAACTTTAAAGAATTTCCTCTTATCAAGAAGGACGTCCTCTCTCACAATACTGCCATCTACCGCTTTGGCCTTCCCACCCCAAACTCGATCCTCGGGTTGCCCATCGGCCAGCACATCTCCATTGCCGCAAACCTCGATGTGAAGGACCCAAAGACCGGGGaggtcaagaccaaggaggtCGTTCGCTCATACACGCCAATCTCCTCCGATTTTGATCCCGGCTActttgaccttcttgtcaagacctATCCGAACGGTAACATCAGCAGACATCTCGCTACGCTCAAGATTGGTGGCACGATAAAGGTCAAGGGCCCAAAGGGCACCATGGTCTACACGCCTAACATGGTCAGAGGGTTTGGCATGATCGCTGGTGGTACCGGCATCACTCCAATGCTGCAGATAATCAAGGCTATTGTGCGAGGGAGAAAGAGCGGTGATAGGACGGAGGTAGATCTGATCTTTGCTAACGTCAACCCAGAGGACATTCTGTTGAAAGAAGACATAGATAGGCTTGCAAGAGAGGATGATAAATTGAGGGTGTACTATGTGCTCAACAATCCTCCGGAGAGATGGGACGGTGGCGTCGGATTTGTCACGCCCGATATGATCAAG GAACGTTTCCCAGCACCTGCTTCTGATATCAAGATTCTCCTCTGTGGCCCGCCACCAATGGTCAGCGCAATGAAGAAGGCGACCGAATCACTGGGCTATCAGAAGGCAAGGCCAGTGAGCAAGCTGGAGGACCAAGTCTTCAGCTTCTAG